From the genome of Podospora pseudoanserina strain CBS 124.78 chromosome 7 map unlocalized CBS124.78p_7.2, whole genome shotgun sequence, one region includes:
- a CDS encoding uncharacterized protein (EggNog:ENOG503P0AK; COG:U), with amino-acid sequence MAPSSNRSSVVSSEPNGNSNGTNLMTSSISSLSSSMNSPRPTSSSSHITKTYRQASTLFLTRRLPEALSTVLPLVSPVPQTENDPNSPFDPAPAAKASRSSRIKVWSLYLTILNAILELDSEEGKAAFGTAEWRALCHKVKDGEIWEEVVKNGYHGVEGDVDADVVINLATLLLAHAKTQTHTQTRLENYLSSPPSPLPTSADFSRSSSRPPHLRERSNSVISRNGGNGTDTPRDLASRLKLLELYTLHVLPRNQEWVYAKEFISVSPVLDEERREAFLQALDSLQEEQKEFERIEELKRKENEERIKRDIEEARRLRAENEERERKRLEEERVRREREEKERKERIAGKSKTKGKGGVTEGDFGLDDGGSSTSSGGGGVKKRKGGLAKVPPSSIKKGGGAGAKMPVGGPSGGKARRDSEGTMTLASRATVVLGNLKGVVDQFAKAWQMNPFAMYRFLAFIIGLVVVFGRKRTRERVMRLVGVAWGKVAATAGMGTKVSYI; translated from the exons ATggcgccctcctccaaccggTCATCTGTTGTCAGCTCCGAGCCCAacggcaacagcaacggcacCAACCTCATGACCTCAAgcatctcctccctttcctcgTCCATGAACTCCCCCCGgcccacctcttcctcctcgcacATCACAAAGACCTACCGACAAGCCTCTACTCTCTTCCTCACGCGTCGTCTGCCAGAAGCCCTCTCCACCGTTCTCCCTCTGgtctcccccgtcccccaaACCGAAAACgaccccaacagccccttCGACCCAGCCCCGGCAGCGAAAGCTTCCCGGTCTTCCCGCATCAAAGTATGGTCCTTGTACCTGACCATCCTCAACGCGATCCTCGAGCTCGATTCCGAAGAGGGTAAAGCCGCCTTTGGGACGGCCGAGTGGCGCGCCTTGTGCCACAAAgtcaaggatggggagatttgggaggaggtggtaaAGAATGGTTATCACGGGGTAGAAGgcgatgttgatgctgatgtgGTAATCAACTT AGCAACCCTCCTCCTAGCCCAcgccaaaacccaaacccacacCCAAACCCGCCTAGAAAACtacctctcctctcccccttccccccttcccacatCGGCAGACTTCTCCCGGTCCAGCTCCcgtcctccccacctccgcGAGCGCTCCAACAGCGTCATCTCCCGCAATGGAGGCAACGGCACCGACACCCCGCGGGATTTGGCCTCCCGCCTCAAACTTTTGGAACTATACACCCTGCACGTCCTCCCGCGCAACCAGGAGTGGGTCTACGCCAAGGAATTCATCTCTGTCTCCCCCGTCCTGGACGAGGAGCGTCGCGAGGCGTTCCTGCAGGCGCTTGACAGTctgcaggaggagcaaaaggagtttgagagaattgaggagctgaagaggaaggagaatgaggagaGGATCAAGAGGGATattgaggaggcgaggaggttgagggcggagaatgaggagagggaaaggaagaggcttgaggaggagagggtgaggagggagagggaggagaaggagaggaaggagaggattGCGGGGAAGAGCAAGACAAAGGGGAAGGGCGGGGTGACGGAGGGGGATTTTGGGCTGGATGATGGGGGCAGTAGTAcgagtagtggtggtggtggggtgaagaagaggaagggggggttggcaaAGGTGCCGCCTAGTAGTATcaagaaggggggtggtgcggGGGCGAAGATGCCGGTGGGGGGTCCTTCGGgggggaaggcgaggagggataGTGAGGGGACCATGACGTTGGCCAGTAgggcgacggtggtgttggggaatttgaagggggtggtggatcAGTTTGCCAAGGCGTGGCAGATGAACCCGTTTGCGATGTATAGGTTTTTGGCGTTTATTattgggttggtggttgtgtttgggaggaagaggacgagggagagggtgatgaggctGGTGGGGGTTGCTTGGGGGAAGGTGGCTGCCAcggcggggatggggaccAAGGTCAGCTATATCTGA
- the MST12 gene encoding Transcription factor mst12 (COG:S; EggNog:ENOG503NY1K): MYSQQNAAMPAPQKPETFMLSSEAQQALPQDAQVALQQVDNLKYFLISAPVDWQADQYIRRFLLPTGEYVSCVLWNNLFHISGTDIVRCLSFRFQAFGRPVKNSKKFEEGIFSDLRNLKSGTDASLEEPKSPFLDFLYKNNCIRTQKKQKVFYWYSVPHDRLFLDALERDLKREKMGQEATTVAVSEPALSFQYDSSQSLYEQLTKAQQANSSSFSNAQQVSFSQSQSTSPVMRAMDSMPPPQMIPQSMAPLADGMDAMVPYGAMTMAPSMAPQPMIKREPEYPRAQYNQNGVPIAQTHQRHASMPAYGLEYSPAPSFVSSHFEDYSQRGISFEPLTPPQQALGIPNEPAYIANEETGLYSAIPDHMNVGLNGMMQLPPSNLAGPSFSRPYAANNSFSVIEGSPTYKQRRRRSSIPPSLSATTAAIATATAAHRPSDLRRSVSASVGPVAEGDESANNSPPGLTYSNSAISLNSQHHREMLEMSRHGTPLSTVEGSPALNPVNLQQDFSPLNGDELGPLNERPMMQGAPGVVRRARSATVMELGPYPQKSHSCPIPTCGRLFKRLEHLKRHVRTHTQERPYICPYCSKAFSRSDNLAQHKRTHDRGDGVDGNFSLSGEEEEQYSGEDQLESLDDASPTSENGYVAGSLDSALHNHQNQNAMPPSSGPNMHQAPQQYNSLQTLSMPMTISHPQAINAGGMM, from the exons ATGTATTCACAGCAAAACGCGGCCATGCCCGCACCCCAAAAACCAGAGACCTTCATGTTGAGCTCGGAAGCTCAGCAAGCTCTCCCACAGGATGCTCAGGTAGCTCTGCAGCAAGTTGATAACC TTAAATACTTTCTTATTTCTGCGCCAGTTGACTGGCAAGCCGACCAGTACATTCGCCGCTTTCTTCTCCCAACGGGCGAGTACGTCTCCTGCGTTCTCTGGAACAACCTTTTCCACATCTCCGGCACCGATATCGTAAGATGTCTCTCGTTCCGCTTCCAGGCCTTTGGTCGTCCAGTAAAGAACTCCAAGAAGTTCGAGGAAGGCATCTTCTCGGATCTGCGAAATCTCAAGTCGGGAACCGATGCCTCGCTCGAGGAGCCCAAGAGCCCCTTTTTGGACTTTCTCTACAAGAACAACTGCATCAGGACacaaaagaagcaaaaggtcTTTTACTGGTACAGCGTTCCCCACGACAGGCTTTTCCTCGATGCTCTCGAAAGAGACCTCAAGAGGGAAAAGATGGGCCAGGAAgccaccaccgtcgccgTCAGCGAGCCCGCGCTCTCGTTCCAGTACGACTCGTCGCAGTCGCTCTATGAGCAGCTCACCAAGGCTCAGCAGGCCAACTCTTCGTCTTTCAGCAACGCCCAGCaagtttctttttctcagTCCCAGTCCACCTCGCCAGTAATGCGCGCCATGGACTCGATGCCACCGCCACAGATGATCCCTCAGTCGATGGCCCCTTTGGCGGATGGGATGGACGCCATGGTCCCGTACGGAGCGATGACGATGGCGCCCTCGATGGCCCCCCAGCCAATGATTAAGCGCGAGCCTGAGTATCCCCGTGCTCAGTACAACCAGAACGGTGTCCCAATTGCCCAGACCCACCAAAGGCACGCTTCCATGCCCGCGTACGGTTTGGAGTACTCTCCTGCGCCCTCATTTGTGTCTTCTCACTTTGAGGACTACAGCCAAAGGGGCATCTCCTTCGAGCCCTTGACGCCTCCTCAGCAGGCTCTCGGTATTCCCAACGAGCCCGCTTACATTGCCAACGAGGAGACCGGTCTCTACAGCGCTATCCCCGACCACATGAATGTTGGGCTCAACGGCATGATGCAGCTCCCACCCTCAAACCTCGCTGGGCCATCGTTCTCTCGCCCGTACGCTGCGAACAACAGCTTCTCTGTGATCGAAGGATCGCCGACATACAAGCAGAGGAGACGGCGTTCATCCATTCCACCATCCCTGTCGGCCACCACTGCTGCGATTGCGACAGCGACCGCTGCCCATCGTCCTTCGGATTTGCGGAGATCCGTCTCTGCGTCCGTCGGTCCCGTTGCTGAGGGTGACGAGTCTGCGAATAACTCCCCACCGGGCTTGACCTACAGCAACTCTGCTAtctctctcaacagccaacaTCACAGGGAAATGCTCGAAATGTCTCGCCACGGTACTCCCTTGTCGACAGTTGAGGGCAGCCCTGCGCTCAACCCCGTCAACCTTCAGCAAGATTTCTCGCCACTCAACGGTGATGAGCTCGGCCCTCTGAACGAAAGACCAATGATGCAGGGTGCTCCCGGTGTCGTGCGCAGAGCCCGCTCTGCCACGGTCATGGAGCTCGGCCCCTATCCCCAAAAGTCTCACTCCTGCCCCATTCCCACATGCGGTCGTCTCTTCAAGAGATTAGAGCACCTCAAACG ACACGTGAGAACCCACACACAAGAAAGACCCTACATCTGCCCTTACTGCAGCAAAGCATTCTCCAGATCAGACAACCTAGCACA GCACAAGCGCACTCATGATCgcggtgacggtgttgatggcAACTTCAGCTTGtccggcgaggaggaggagcagtaCTCTGGCGAGGACCAACTCGAGTCTCTCGATGACGCGTCGCCAACCTCGGAAAACGGCTACGTCGCCGGTTCCCTCGACTCGGCtcttcacaaccaccaaaaccaaaacgcCATGCCACCATCGAGCGGGCCCAACATGCACCAAGCGCCACAGCAATACAACAGCCTTCAGACTCTCAGCATGCCCATGACGATAAGCCACCCTCAGGCCATCAACGCCGGCGGTATGATGTAA
- the HIS6 gene encoding Enzyme that catalyzes the fourth step in the histidine pathway (COG:E; EggNog:ENOG503NVJU; BUSCO:EOG092640IZ) produces MTRFRPCIDLHSGQVKQIVGGTLDSKTTSLLTNFISPHPPSYFSKLYKENDLHGAHVIMLGPGNRTAAIESLAAWPNNLQIGGGINETNAQEWINLGASKVIITSYLFPNGAFSQERLDKVLVALGGDKEKLVIDLSCRRKGEDRWFVAMDKWQTITDMEVCEESIRQLEPYCSEFLIHAADNEGLQRGIDEKLVENLARWCSIPVTYAGGGRNLDDLEMVKKLSNGKVDLTIGSALDCFGGSGVTLQECVEWNKKQ; encoded by the exons atgaCCCGTTTCCGCCCCTGCATAGACCTCCACTCAGGCCAAGTCAAACAAATCGTCGGCGGCACCCTCGactccaaaaccacctccctcctcaccaactttatctccccccaccccccatcttACTTCTCCAAGCTCTACAAAGAAAATGACCTCCACGGCGCCCACGTCATCATGCTCGGGCCCGGCAACCGCACAGCAGCCATCGAGTCTCTAGCCGCCTggcccaacaacctccaaatcggcggcggcatcaaCGAGACCAACGCCCAGGAGTGGATCAACCTCGGAGCCTCAAAAGTGATCATCACATCCTACCTGTTTCCCAACGGGGCTTTCTCCCAGGAGAGACTAGACAAAGTCCTTGTTGCGCTTGGTggggacaaggagaagctggtgATTGATCTGAGCTGCAGGAGGAAGGGCGAGGATAGGTGGTTTGTTGCCATGGATAAGTGGCAGACAATCACAGATATGGAGGTTTGTGAAG AATCTATCAGACAGCTCGAGCCGTATTGCTCAGAGTTCCTCATCCACGCTGCCGACAACGAAGGCCTGCAGCGTGGCATTGACGAAAAGCTGGTGGAAAACCTGGCCAGGTGGTGCAGTATCCCCGTTACATACGCTGGCGGCGGTAGGAATCTGGATGATCTGGAGATGGTCAAGAAGCTCAGCAACGGGAAAGTGGACCTAACAATCGGCAGCGCCCTGGATTGCTTCGGCGGGAGCGGTGTCACGCTGCAAGAGTGCGTTGAATGGAATAAAAAGCAGTAA
- the FAF1 gene encoding pre-rRNA processing and 40S ribosomal subunit assembly (EggNog:ENOG503P2R3; COG:S), protein MPSTLGKRKAPPAEEDVVDAQEALRRHFEARFKMPAGIAPCAAPPSKRQARDEDEDDEEEEEDDSDFGSDESDAESWDGVSSEEEEEDADSQEKGESHVVEVVDYSQNPSSTAITSLMSKKELKAYLSSRPPSHTSAAQSDTPNPKKKKADESQAEDSAAFLANDLALQRLIAESHILSAAGGNASHWQSSAAAETAANTRAFAAGRTAKKTTDMRFQALGAKDSILGQAKMPMAMRKGIVSHAAAKEAKRRKEAKENGIVLEREVKKSKPSRGRRGGGRGEPREVGAPGVGRMKGATLRISAREAEVLNRPGPARRGGGRGGRGGRR, encoded by the exons ATGCCAAGCACACTAGGAAAACGAAAGGCGCCTCCCGCCGAAGAGGACGTGGTGGACGCCCAAGAAGCCCTCAGACGGCACTTCGAGGCTCGATTCAAGATGCCCGCTGGCATCGCCCCATGCGCCGCTCCACCATCCAAGAGACAGGCCcgcgatgaggatgaggatgacgaagaagaagaagaagacgacagTGACTTTGGCAGCGACGAATCCGATGCCGAATCCTGGGATGGTGTCTCtagcgaagaggaagaggaagacg CAGACTcgcaagaaaaaggagaatCCCACGTCGTAGAGGTGGTCGACTACAGCCAAAACCCTTCCTCAACCGCGATAACCTCCCTCATGAGCAAAAAAGAGCTCAAAGCCTACCTC TCCTCCCGTCCACCAAGCCACACATCTGCGGCACAGTccgacacccccaacccaaaaaagaaaaaggccgaCGAGTCCCAAGCCGAAGACAGCGCCGCCTTTCTGGCGAACGATCTCGCCCTCCAGCGCCTCATCGCCGAGTCCCacatcctctccgccgccggcggcaacGCCTCCCACTGGCAGTCCAGCGCCGCCGCAGAAACCGCCGCCAACACGCGCGCCTTCGCCGCCGGGCGCACCGCGAAGAAGACTACCGATATGAGATTCCAGGCGCTGGGGGCCAAGGACAGCATCTTGGGTCAGGCTAAGATGCCCAtggcgatgaggaaggggattGTGAGCCATGCCGCGGCGAAGGAGGCCAAACGGAGAAAAGAGGCAAAGGAGAATGGGATtgtgctggagagggaggtgaagaagagcaaaccgtcgagggggaggagaggtggtgggagaggggagccaagggaggtgggagcaccgggggtggggaggatgaagggggCCACGCTGAGGATTAGTGCaagggaggcggaggtgttGAATAGACCCGGTCctgcgaggaggggaggaggacggggtgggagaggggggaggagatga
- a CDS encoding uncharacterized protein (COG:S; EggNog:ENOG503P0E6), producing the protein MAQQENTSRCSPVEPSQPRFPENTRDIPGPTRPSEITEHARIRRNTACVRCRDAKVRCNASSASGQPCLRCSKLELQCVVDKSHKRTSRRSKLEELAAEVQNIKDAVVAPRPILDLHQHHQPSHLHLRAQSISTEPSYIPSLSTTSISASNASSSTVFGRPRLCSASSENAVVPPPLTPAGSNVPSTTCHTQHPAEPRALGSRVFSGEDIDYYFEKYFEHFHPYLPIVRTKDPNACYRRGQVLFWAIIMTACRRFSRDDTAFQFLIDSLLPQIWSAISQPPLDLSVINAVLLLATWPFPTIRFLSDPSMIFAGIAMNSSFLMGLHTGRGTHSEFKHATEVNDTTDEEATFTWAGCAIISHRVSAYMGCPSASSLFNKTVDQLLDRSSQFPLPRYFYLHLETARFANRVSRTMCASLEEAQGVSHHLVAYMEEEYTKVQRLLYPDNSDLDHFTLLSTLLEIQTYYFMPLPGYSPELLKRNLIKCYTTAESLIHQAASRLHRETAFLHYAPHFVFRTLLSAICVVMRVHLASYTKGFQADTVDALIKEAIRALRICSVQEGDLHVRCASMLESYWEMRKRSNHWCRTGVSVYTHRLGASLTFDCLRRWKRDVEDARDNGRGVIGPGGTEGGEDGGEKVENNNVNVGGVERVDEGPRPTANADLGLADPFQRFDWSVFMDDFDWSFTNTSTSPAFMGPMGPT; encoded by the exons ATGGCACAGCAAGAGAACACCAGCAGATGCTCTCCGGTCGAACCATCCCAGCCTCGGTTTCCCGAAAACACCCGAGACATTCCGGGACCGACACGCCCAAGTGAGATCACTGAACACGCACGCATAAGACGCAATACCGCCTGTGTGCGGTGCCGGGATGCCAAAGTGCGCTGTAATGCCAGCTCTGCCTCGGGCCAGCCATGTCTACGATGCTCCAAGCTCGAGCTCCAATGCGTGGTGGATAAAAGTCATAAGCGgacgtcgaggaggag TAAACTGGAAGAACTGGCTGCTGAAGTGCAGAATATCAAGGACGCCGTGGTAGCTCCTCGCCCAATTCTTGATCttcaccagcatcaccaaccctcccatctccaccTACGAGCCCAGTCTATTTCCACCGAGCCCAGCTATATACCGTCTCTGTCAACCACCAGTATCAGTGCCAGTAACGCCAGTAGCAGCACCGTCTTCGGCCGGCCCAGGCTCTGCTCAGCCTCTAGCGAAAATGCTGttgtaccaccaccacttacACCAGCAGGTAGCAATGTCCCGTCGACAACTTGCCACACTCAGCACCCTGCCGAGCCAAGGGCACTCGGGTCTCGAGTCTTTTCAGGGGAAGACATAGACTACTACTTTGAAAAGTACTTTGAGCACTTCCACCCCTACCTCCCAATAGTTCGCACCAAAGACCCAAATGCATGCTACCGACGAGGGCAGGTCCTCTTTTGGGCCATCATCATGACCGCTTGCCGCCGGTTCTCCCGGGACGACACCGCCTTTCAGTTTCTGATCGACTCCCTACTGCCACAAATATGGAGCGCCATCTCACAACCGCCACTAGATCTATCAGTCATCAACGCTGTCTTGCTACTAGCAACATGGCCCTTTCCCACAATCAGGTTTTTGTCTGATCCATCAATGATCTTTGCAGGGATAGCCATGAACTCGTCCTTCTTGATGGGGCTTCATACCGGCAGGGGAACCCATTCGGAGTTCAAGCATGCCACCGAGGTGAATGACACGACAGACGAAGAGGCTACTTTTACTTGGGCGGGATGTGCCATCATCTCTCATCGGGTGTCGGCATACATGGGCTGCCCATCAGCTAGTTCATTGTTTAACAAGACAGTTGACCAGTTGCTCGATCGCAGCAGTCAGTTTCCACTACCCAGGTATTTTTACCTGCATTTGGAAACAGCGCGGTTTGCGAACCGGGTGAGCAGGACCATGTGTGCTTCGCTGGAGGAAGCTCAGGGGGTGAGCCATCACTTGGTGGCGtacatggaggaggagtacaCCAAGGTTCAGAGGCTGTTGTATCCAGACAACTCAG ACCTCGACCATTTCACCCTTTTGTCTACCCTCCTCGAGATCCAAACTTATTACTTCATGCCTTTGCCCGGCTACAGCCCCGAGCTCCTCAAAAGGAACCTCATCAAATGCTACACCACGGCCGAATCCCTTATCCACCAAGCGGCCTCAAGACTACACCGGGAAACAGCCTTTCTGCACTACGCTCCTCACTTTGTGTTTCGGACTCTTTTGTCGGCGATCTgcgtggtgatgagggttCATTTGGCTTCTTATACCAAGGGGTTTCAGGCAGACACTGTTGACGCGCTGATCAAGGAAGCGATTAGAGCGCTGAGGATATGTTCTGTGCAAGAAGGGGACTTGCATGTGAGATGTGCGAGCATGCTGGAAAGTTACTGGGAGATGAGAAAAAGGTCGAATCACTGGTGTAGGACGGGGGTGAGCGTGTATACACATCGTCTGGGGGCGAGCTTGACGTTTGATTgcttgaggaggtggaagagggatgtggaggatgcGAGGGAtaatgggaggggggtgattggGCCTGGGGGGacggaagggggtgaggatgggggggagaaggtggaaaATAACAATGTGaatgtgggaggggttgagagggttg ATGAAGGACCGAGACCAACGGCAAATGCGGATTTGGGACTGGCGGATCCGTTTCAACGGTTTGACTGGAGTGTGTTTATGGATGATTTTGATTGGAGCTTCACGAATACGTCTACTTCGCCAGCGTTTATGGGGCCTATGGGACCgacttga